A stretch of Rhizobium sp. TH2 DNA encodes these proteins:
- the speB gene encoding agmatinase → MSDPLDLTPKLGDLAFTRPSDRGTEMEQTFAGALSFMRRRYTRDLTGIDLAVWGIPLDLAVTNRPGTRFGPRGLRAASAHMAWSGPWPWDFDPYDELSVIDYGDCLFDPGRPTEIAARITEQASAILEAGSALLTLGGDHYITYPLLRAHAARHGKLRVIQFDAHTDTWADEGDRIDHGTMMWYATRDGLVDPVHSVQVGIRTHNPDPLGFNIIDAIAVQKLGPEAVAARIKAIVGDAPCYITFDIDCLDPSAAPGTGTPVPGGLTTYQAQEILRNLAGVNVVGMDVVEVSPPFDHAEITALAGAAIANDLIALHAIARNRPNSASRAAMEEIESGAGIRTETSQALFKDLDI, encoded by the coding sequence ATGTCCGATCCGCTTGACCTTACGCCGAAGCTCGGCGACCTTGCCTTCACGCGCCCGTCGGATCGCGGAACGGAGATGGAGCAGACCTTTGCCGGCGCGCTGTCCTTCATGCGCCGCCGCTATACGCGCGACCTGACGGGCATCGATCTGGCGGTGTGGGGCATTCCGCTCGATCTTGCGGTGACCAACCGGCCCGGCACGCGCTTTGGGCCGCGTGGCCTGCGCGCCGCCTCGGCGCATATGGCGTGGTCAGGTCCATGGCCCTGGGATTTCGACCCCTATGACGAGCTTTCGGTGATCGACTATGGCGATTGCCTGTTCGATCCTGGCCGGCCAACGGAAATCGCGGCCCGCATCACGGAGCAGGCGAGCGCAATTCTAGAGGCCGGCAGCGCGCTGCTGACGCTCGGCGGCGATCACTACATCACCTATCCGCTGCTCAGGGCGCATGCGGCCCGGCACGGCAAGCTGCGCGTCATCCAGTTCGATGCCCATACCGACACCTGGGCCGACGAGGGCGACCGCATCGATCACGGCACGATGATGTGGTATGCAACGCGGGACGGGCTGGTCGATCCCGTCCATTCGGTGCAGGTCGGCATCCGCACCCACAATCCCGATCCGCTCGGCTTCAACATCATCGACGCCATCGCGGTGCAGAAGCTCGGTCCGGAGGCGGTCGCCGCCAGGATCAAGGCGATCGTCGGCGACGCACCATGCTACATCACCTTCGACATCGATTGCCTTGATCCATCCGCAGCACCCGGTACCGGCACGCCAGTCCCCGGTGGCCTGACGACCTATCAGGCGCAGGAAATCCTCCGCAATCTCGCAGGCGTCAACGTCGTCGGCATGGATGTGGTGGAAGTCTCGCCGCCCTTCGACCACGCGGAAATAACCGCGCTCGCGGGTGCGGCTATCGCCAACGATTTGATCGCGCTGCATGCCATCGCCAGGAACAGACCAAACAGCGCTAGCCGTGCGGCAATGGAAGAAATCGAAAGCGGCGCGGGAATCCGAACCGAAACCTCACAGGCGTTGTTCAAGGACTTGGATATCTAA
- a CDS encoding serine hydrolase: MTDPSQYRDPRNPGGPLIPRAEWDGAPHNRWTFQNVRQIVPTAEVWRGPGPVLPLASAPQNLAGLEFESDGTRQTIAEFLDTSFTDGFIVLHKGAIVTETYMNGMQPRTTHLSQSVAKSIVGTVAGILHGRGELDFAAPVTHYLPELANTAYRGATVQQVMDMQSGVLFDETYTSPDSHIAKVDAACGWKEPKPGWPDTMWKLITELTESEAAHGESFRYRSIETDVIGFILQRVSGLMLPELVSRELWAPMGAEEDAYFTVDPSGYGLADGGFNATLRDYARFAQLICNVGAAHGRQIVPRSFIIDLPNGDHAKFGGDYRIALPKGAYHNQFWLEEPGEPVAICRGVFGQLIYINPRHDFVAVKLSTWPEFTHPRRTRTALAAIRAIRSVVV; this comes from the coding sequence ATGACCGATCCCAGCCAGTATCGCGATCCCCGCAATCCAGGTGGTCCGCTTATTCCGCGTGCCGAATGGGATGGCGCTCCCCATAATCGCTGGACCTTCCAGAATGTGCGCCAGATCGTGCCGACGGCGGAGGTCTGGCGCGGCCCCGGCCCGGTCCTGCCGCTGGCCAGCGCGCCCCAAAATCTTGCTGGTCTCGAATTCGAGTCCGACGGCACGCGGCAGACGATTGCCGAATTTCTCGATACCAGCTTCACCGATGGCTTCATCGTGCTGCACAAGGGCGCCATCGTTACCGAGACCTACATGAACGGCATGCAACCGCGCACGACGCATCTGTCGCAATCGGTGGCGAAGTCGATCGTCGGTACGGTTGCGGGCATCCTGCATGGGCGGGGCGAACTGGATTTCGCGGCGCCGGTGACCCATTACCTGCCGGAGCTGGCCAACACGGCCTATCGCGGCGCTACCGTGCAGCAGGTCATGGACATGCAGAGCGGCGTGCTGTTCGACGAAACTTATACATCACCCGATTCCCACATCGCCAAGGTCGATGCCGCCTGCGGCTGGAAGGAGCCGAAACCGGGCTGGCCGGACACGATGTGGAAGCTGATTACGGAACTCACGGAATCCGAGGCCGCACACGGAGAATCCTTCCGCTACCGCTCGATCGAGACCGACGTGATCGGTTTCATCCTGCAAAGGGTCTCCGGCCTGATGCTGCCGGAACTGGTGAGCCGCGAACTCTGGGCGCCGATGGGGGCCGAGGAGGACGCCTATTTCACCGTCGATCCCTCGGGTTATGGCCTCGCCGACGGTGGCTTCAACGCCACGCTCCGAGACTACGCCCGTTTCGCGCAGCTCATCTGCAATGTCGGCGCGGCGCATGGACGGCAGATCGTGCCGCGGTCCTTCATCATCGATCTGCCCAACGGCGACCACGCGAAGTTCGGCGGCGATTACCGCATCGCGCTGCCCAAGGGCGCCTATCACAACCAGTTCTGGCTCGAAGAGCCAGGCGAACCGGTTGCCATCTGCCGGGGCGTCTTCGGGCAACTGATCTACATCAATCCCCGGCATGACTTCGTTGCGGTCAAACTCTCGACATGGCCGGAGTTCACTCATCCCCGCCGCACGCGAACGGCGCTTGCCGCTATACGCGCAATCCGGTCTGTCGTGGTATAG
- a CDS encoding pirin family protein has product MSFFPGEDPEPGDATAVDLIEQLIIPRTTDLGDFEVRRALPSSKRRLVGPFIFFDRMGPAILRAGKAVDVRPHPHIGLSTVTYLFDGEMTHRDSLGTGMVIKPGDVNLMTAGRGIVHSERTPENQRGKDLSLSGLQTWLALPDSHEEMDPAFLHAEAENLPDFSDDGYYGKVVIGGFMGLKSPVKVPTDTLYVDLHIAPQKRCTFPAGAEERAAYILSGSLVVGGVTYEADQLLVFKPGETFDLVGGNEPCHLMLFGGETMASKRYIWWNFVSSSKERIEQAKEEWRTGKFDIVPGDEEEFIPLPAN; this is encoded by the coding sequence ATGTCCTTCTTCCCCGGCGAAGACCCGGAACCCGGAGATGCAACTGCCGTCGATCTCATCGAGCAGTTGATCATCCCGCGCACAACCGATCTCGGCGATTTCGAGGTGCGGCGGGCGCTGCCCTCCTCGAAGCGGCGGCTGGTCGGGCCGTTCATCTTTTTTGACCGCATGGGACCGGCGATTCTACGTGCCGGCAAGGCGGTCGATGTGCGGCCGCATCCGCATATCGGGCTCTCGACGGTGACCTATCTCTTCGACGGCGAGATGACCCACCGTGACAGCCTCGGCACCGGCATGGTCATCAAGCCGGGTGACGTGAACCTGATGACGGCCGGGCGCGGCATCGTCCATTCCGAGCGCACGCCGGAGAACCAGCGCGGCAAGGATCTCTCGCTCTCCGGGCTGCAGACTTGGCTGGCGCTACCGGACAGTCACGAGGAGATGGATCCGGCCTTCCTGCATGCCGAGGCCGAGAACCTGCCGGATTTTTCGGATGATGGCTACTACGGCAAGGTGGTGATCGGTGGTTTCATGGGTCTCAAATCGCCGGTCAAGGTTCCCACGGATACACTCTATGTCGATCTCCACATCGCGCCGCAGAAGCGCTGTACGTTCCCGGCGGGTGCGGAAGAGCGCGCGGCCTATATCCTGTCCGGCTCGCTGGTTGTCGGAGGTGTCACCTACGAGGCCGACCAGCTTCTGGTCTTCAAGCCGGGCGAAACCTTTGATCTGGTCGGGGGCAACGAGCCCTGTCATCTCATGCTCTTCGGCGGCGAGACGATGGCCAGCAAGCGCTATATCTGGTGGAATTTCGTTTCCTCCTCGAAGGAGCGCATCGAGCAGGCCAAGGAAGAATGGCGCACCGGCAAATTCGACATCGTCCCCGGAGACGAGGAAGAGTTCATTCCGCTGCCCGCCAATTGA
- a CDS encoding crotonase/enoyl-CoA hydratase family protein, whose product MTEDIKLERPSAHPGILVIRMHRRDKKNAITRAMYRAMADALDGANADEAVKAAVIFGVPGIFSSGNDLADFMEIAKNPPESAHVLAFLHALANFEKPLLSGVDGIAIGIGTTMNFHCDLTFTTPRTVFRTPFTDLAVVPEAASSLLGPRIMGHQRAFAMLVGGIGFSAEQAREAGIVWSVVDEDELEAATLKAALHLINRPRQSLMLSRKLVKGDRAEILGRMDEEMVLFMERLRSDEATALYKAFFEKKR is encoded by the coding sequence ATGACCGAAGACATCAAGCTCGAACGGCCGTCGGCGCATCCCGGCATTCTGGTTATTCGCATGCACCGGCGGGATAAGAAGAATGCCATCACCCGCGCCATGTATCGCGCCATGGCCGATGCGCTGGATGGCGCCAATGCCGATGAGGCGGTGAAAGCGGCGGTGATTTTCGGCGTACCGGGCATATTTTCCAGCGGCAACGATCTTGCCGACTTCATGGAGATCGCCAAAAATCCGCCGGAATCGGCGCATGTCCTGGCCTTCCTGCATGCGCTCGCCAATTTCGAAAAACCGCTTCTGTCAGGCGTCGATGGCATCGCCATCGGCATCGGCACGACGATGAATTTCCACTGCGACCTGACATTCACGACGCCGCGCACGGTCTTTCGCACACCGTTCACCGATCTCGCCGTGGTTCCCGAGGCCGCTTCGAGCCTGCTCGGCCCGCGCATCATGGGCCACCAGCGCGCCTTCGCCATGCTGGTCGGCGGTATCGGCTTCTCGGCGGAACAGGCCCGCGAGGCCGGCATCGTCTGGAGCGTCGTGGACGAGGACGAACTCGAAGCAGCAACGCTGAAGGCGGCTTTGCACCTCATCAACCGGCCACGCCAGTCGCTGATGCTCTCGCGAAAGCTGGTGAAAGGCGACCGCGCCGAAATTCTTGGCCGCATGGACGAGGAAATGGTGCTGTTCATGGAACGTCTGCGCTCCGACGAGGCTACAGCGCTTTACAAGGCGTTCTTCGAGAAGAAGCGTTGA
- a CDS encoding acyl-CoA dehydrogenase, producing MYKAPIEEILFTLKHVAGLNDALSSGKLGDLSEDIVDAVIAEAGRFASDEIAPLAEVGDKQGATLDDHNVKTPDGWAALYKAWAEGGWNALAGLEAFGGQALPHMLLVATFEMWNSGAMGFAIGPTLTIGAVEALETHASDAIKAKYLPKMVSGEWMGSMNLTEPNAGSDLGVMKTRAERRPDGTYRIFGQKIFITYGEHDFTDNIVHLVLARLPDAPAGSRGISLFVVPKFLVNDDGSLGARNDVHVHSLEHKMGIHGSPTCTMIYGDGKFGDEPGAIGWLVGEENKGLACMFTMMNNARLMVGMQGVAIAEAATQKAVAYAKERVQGRAPGWQGEGMSPIIEHPDVARMLATMKAVTQGARAIAYACAHAVDMAHASTGELKQFWLDRANLLTPLAKSIPTDAGVEVSSLGIQVHGGMGFIEETGAARLYRDARIAPIYEGTNGIQAIDLIGRKLPQAGGNHVRAFIGELKDIASAVRASNREGFGNTADKIAVSIADLEEATDWMLSATGEGRMIEALSGATPYQRLFGLVLTGAYLAKGGLAAGGDGKDAARIALARFAAENLISETAALKDRVMNGAESLAAARLALA from the coding sequence ATGTACAAGGCGCCGATCGAGGAAATTCTCTTCACCTTGAAGCATGTGGCCGGTCTCAATGATGCGCTCTCGTCCGGCAAACTGGGCGACCTCTCCGAAGACATTGTCGATGCCGTGATAGCCGAAGCCGGCCGCTTCGCCAGCGATGAAATCGCGCCGCTTGCCGAGGTCGGCGACAAGCAGGGCGCCACCCTCGATGATCACAACGTCAAGACGCCCGACGGCTGGGCAGCCCTCTACAAGGCCTGGGCCGAGGGCGGCTGGAACGCGCTTGCGGGGCTGGAAGCGTTCGGCGGGCAGGCGCTGCCGCACATGCTGCTGGTCGCGACCTTCGAAATGTGGAATTCCGGCGCGATGGGTTTCGCCATCGGCCCGACATTGACGATCGGCGCTGTCGAGGCGCTCGAGACACATGCCTCCGATGCGATCAAGGCGAAATACCTGCCGAAAATGGTGTCGGGCGAATGGATGGGTTCGATGAACCTCACCGAACCCAATGCAGGCTCCGACCTCGGCGTGATGAAGACCCGCGCAGAGCGCCGACCGGACGGCACCTATCGCATCTTCGGGCAGAAGATCTTCATCACCTATGGCGAGCACGATTTCACCGACAATATCGTGCACCTGGTGCTGGCCCGCTTGCCGGATGCGCCGGCGGGATCTCGTGGCATATCGCTGTTCGTCGTGCCGAAATTCCTCGTCAATGACGATGGGTCGCTCGGTGCTCGTAATGATGTCCATGTCCATTCGCTCGAGCACAAGATGGGCATCCACGGCTCGCCGACCTGCACGATGATCTATGGCGACGGAAAATTCGGCGACGAGCCCGGCGCGATCGGCTGGCTGGTGGGCGAGGAGAACAAGGGCCTCGCCTGCATGTTCACCATGATGAACAACGCCCGCCTGATGGTCGGCATGCAGGGCGTGGCGATCGCCGAAGCCGCGACCCAGAAGGCCGTCGCCTATGCCAAGGAGCGCGTGCAGGGCCGCGCACCGGGCTGGCAGGGCGAGGGCATGAGCCCGATCATCGAGCACCCCGATGTTGCCCGCATGCTGGCGACCATGAAAGCGGTGACGCAAGGTGCTCGCGCCATCGCCTATGCCTGTGCGCATGCGGTCGACATGGCGCATGCCTCGACGGGCGAACTCAAGCAATTCTGGCTCGATCGGGCGAACCTGCTGACGCCGCTCGCTAAGAGCATTCCGACGGATGCCGGCGTCGAGGTCTCCTCGCTCGGCATCCAGGTCCATGGCGGCATGGGCTTCATAGAGGAAACTGGTGCGGCACGGCTTTATCGCGATGCCCGCATCGCGCCGATCTATGAAGGCACTAACGGTATCCAGGCCATCGACCTGATCGGCCGCAAGCTGCCGCAGGCCGGCGGCAACCACGTCCGGGCCTTCATCGGCGAGCTCAAGGATATCGCCTCCGCCGTCCGCGCCTCCAACCGCGAGGGTTTCGGCAACACGGCGGACAAGATCGCTGTCTCGATCGCCGATCTCGAAGAGGCAACCGACTGGATGCTCTCTGCAACAGGCGAAGGCCGCATGATCGAGGCGCTGTCGGGTGCCACGCCCTACCAGCGGCTGTTCGGGCTGGTGCTGACCGGCGCCTATCTCGCCAAGGGCGGACTGGCCGCTGGCGGCGACGGCAAGGATGCGGCCCGTATCGCGCTCGCGCGATTTGCCGCCGAGAACCTGATTTCCGAGACCGCGGCCCTCAAGGACCGCGTGATGAATGGCGCCGAAAGCCTGGCCGCCGCCCGCCTTGCCCTGGCCTGA
- a CDS encoding transporter — protein MELPETRIPGLVWAHLFAPDTGSCQRVPPVSTIEDLLAQDGFVWLHLGLSDARVPALIAGLPGLTSDAYQALISRDAHASLSATREMICGTLVDFQRDFDEMSSEIGWLHFAVTDKLIVTTRLHPLRSIDQARAAIEKSGRISSPLNVLGALVTEFQRTVVTLVPEINEELNLIEDYVYEDAERDETRKLAPARRTIVKLHRHLRTELALLRRVTTADEDEIPDGFDDIARQLSDRIETVERDVSSLQERARLLHEDIDSKAARQTNRHLYILSILTAFLMPPTLVTGFFGMNTENLPFAHTDGGTMFAAIIIMASIGLAWWLLRRFKIL, from the coding sequence ATGGAGCTTCCCGAAACCCGTATTCCCGGCCTCGTCTGGGCGCATCTCTTCGCGCCGGACACCGGAAGCTGCCAGCGCGTACCGCCCGTTTCGACGATAGAGGACCTGCTCGCGCAGGATGGCTTCGTCTGGCTGCATCTTGGTCTCTCCGATGCGCGGGTGCCGGCGCTGATCGCCGGCCTGCCGGGGCTTACATCAGACGCCTATCAGGCGCTGATCAGCCGCGATGCGCACGCGTCGCTATCGGCCACGCGAGAAATGATCTGCGGCACGCTGGTCGACTTCCAGCGCGATTTCGATGAAATGTCGTCCGAGATCGGCTGGCTGCATTTCGCGGTGACGGACAAGCTCATCGTCACGACGCGGCTGCATCCGCTGCGCAGCATCGACCAGGCCCGCGCGGCGATCGAGAAGAGCGGCCGGATCAGCTCACCGCTCAACGTGCTCGGGGCGTTGGTCACCGAGTTCCAGCGCACGGTGGTGACCCTGGTCCCCGAGATCAACGAGGAGCTCAACCTGATCGAGGACTATGTTTACGAAGACGCCGAGAGGGACGAGACCCGCAAGCTGGCGCCCGCACGGCGCACCATCGTCAAGCTGCACCGGCATCTGAGGACCGAACTCGCGCTGCTGCGCCGCGTGACCACCGCCGACGAGGACGAAATCCCCGATGGTTTCGACGATATTGCGCGGCAGCTCAGCGACCGGATCGAAACCGTCGAACGCGATGTGTCCTCATTGCAGGAACGGGCGCGGCTGCTGCATGAGGACATCGATTCCAAGGCGGCGCGGCAGACCAACCGCCACCTCTACATCCTGTCGATCCTGACCGCCTTCCTGATGCCGCCGACCCTGGTGACCGGCTTCTTCGGCATGAACACCGAAAACCTGCCCTTCGCGCATACCGACGGGGGCACGATGTTTGCCGCCATCATCATCATGGCGTCCATCGGCCTTGCTTGGTGGCTGCTTCGCCGGTTCAAGATACTGTAA
- a CDS encoding class I SAM-dependent RNA methyltransferase codes for MSTETVTIHAVGAEGDGIARGPEGAIFVPFTLPGEEVAIARVKNHGMPMSWSKTSPERVAPPCKHFGPEGKGGACGGCSLQHWADQPYQDYKRGLVIDALKAKGIETEVAPLFPCLPGERRRVTMTARLTDKGVVLGFAQAGTHQIVQVEECPISMPMIVARLEGVRKIIGALGSGSEPFRVAIGATLSGLDVNILDLKKVDAKKRQAALDIILKEKGFARVSIDGEILVEPQKPMLDFAGVSVVLPPGSFTQATVRAEDAMAELVAGHLAKSKRVADLFAGTGTFALRLARKSAVHAVEFDAPALAALDHAARNAQGLKPISIERRDLFRRPLLPLDLKYIDGVSFDPPRAGAEAQCHEFARSKVAKIAAVSCNPVTLARDLRILIDGGYKLKSVTPIDQFLWSSHVESVALLER; via the coding sequence ATGAGCACCGAGACAGTCACAATCCATGCGGTCGGCGCCGAGGGCGACGGCATTGCACGCGGCCCCGAGGGCGCGATCTTCGTGCCGTTCACGCTGCCCGGCGAAGAGGTCGCCATCGCGCGCGTCAAGAACCACGGCATGCCGATGTCATGGTCGAAGACCTCGCCGGAGCGCGTCGCCCCGCCCTGCAAGCACTTCGGCCCCGAGGGCAAGGGCGGCGCGTGCGGCGGCTGTTCGCTGCAACATTGGGCCGACCAGCCGTACCAGGATTACAAGCGCGGACTGGTGATCGATGCACTGAAGGCGAAGGGCATCGAGACCGAAGTCGCGCCGCTCTTCCCCTGTCTTCCCGGCGAGCGACGCCGCGTGACGATGACCGCCCGGCTGACCGACAAGGGCGTCGTGCTGGGTTTTGCCCAGGCCGGCACGCACCAGATCGTTCAGGTCGAGGAATGTCCCATCTCCATGCCCATGATCGTCGCCCGCCTGGAAGGCGTGCGGAAGATCATCGGTGCGCTCGGTTCGGGCTCCGAGCCGTTCCGGGTGGCGATCGGCGCGACGCTGTCCGGCCTTGACGTCAACATCCTCGACCTGAAGAAGGTCGATGCGAAAAAGCGGCAGGCGGCGCTCGATATTATATTGAAGGAGAAGGGTTTCGCGCGGGTGTCGATCGATGGCGAGATTCTCGTCGAGCCGCAGAAGCCGATGCTGGATTTCGCGGGCGTCAGCGTCGTACTTCCGCCCGGCAGCTTCACCCAGGCCACGGTGCGGGCTGAGGACGCCATGGCGGAATTGGTGGCCGGCCATCTTGCCAAATCCAAGCGCGTCGCCGATCTCTTCGCCGGTACCGGCACCTTCGCACTTAGGCTCGCCCGTAAAAGCGCCGTCCACGCCGTGGAATTCGATGCGCCGGCGCTTGCCGCGCTCGATCATGCCGCCCGCAATGCACAGGGCCTCAAGCCCATCAGCATCGAACGCCGCGACCTTTTCCGCCGGCCGCTTCTGCCGCTCGACCTTAAATATATCGACGGCGTGTCCTTCGACCCACCGCGCGCGGGGGCAGAGGCGCAATGTCATGAGTTTGCGCGGTCGAAGGTCGCCAAGATCGCGGCCGTCTCCTGCAATCCCGTGACGCTGGCCCGCGATCTCCGCATCCTGATCGACGGCGGCTACAAGCTGAAATCGGTGACGCCGATCGACCAGTTCCTGTGGTCGAGCCATGTCGAGTCGGTGGCGTTGCTGGAGCGGTAA
- a CDS encoding SH3 domain-containing protein codes for MMKTVGMSLLAIVSAGLFWSAAYAQSEEYCSQRAREICGDNQTISDCFNDQAMWNNLGSACTGAVQTMIEGEREATQDSNYSAVNLYGTSYGGVLRSGPGQEFSKVGSVQEGDSVEVLQDPEVWMDGYKWFKVRTPQGVGYHWGGIFCIQSDTAPAGVFSNCQ; via the coding sequence ATGATGAAGACGGTTGGCATGAGCTTGCTGGCTATCGTGTCGGCAGGATTGTTCTGGTCCGCCGCATATGCCCAGTCGGAGGAATATTGTTCCCAGCGCGCGCGGGAGATTTGCGGCGACAACCAGACCATCAGCGACTGTTTCAATGACCAGGCGATGTGGAACAATCTCGGTTCCGCTTGCACAGGCGCGGTCCAGACCATGATCGAGGGCGAGCGCGAGGCGACGCAGGACAGCAATTACAGCGCCGTCAATCTCTATGGCACGTCCTATGGCGGTGTGCTGCGTTCGGGTCCAGGCCAGGAATTCTCCAAGGTCGGAAGCGTCCAGGAAGGCGATTCCGTGGAAGTGCTGCAAGACCCCGAAGTCTGGATGGACGGCTACAAGTGGTTCAAGGTCCGCACGCCGCAGGGCGTCGGCTATCACTGGGGTGGGATTTTCTGCATTCAGAGCGATACGGCGCCGGCCGGGGTTTTCTCCAACTGCCAGTAA
- a CDS encoding TlyA family RNA methyltransferase, with protein MPNLIRLDQLLVARSEFDSRSRARDAIDRGTVKVAGAVAIKAGQMVEEDAEITVNDPAQAYVSRAALKLIAALDHFGLSPEGLDCLDVGASTGGFTQVLLERGAKHVVALDVGHAQLDQRLRDDPRITNMEGFNARELTQGDLPTLAQAIVSDVSFISLKLALRPALELAEPGTWVVTLVKPQFEAGRDGVGKGGMLKDPSQAPKIAWDIEAWLNSLGGWQSLGVIPSPITGGDGNHEFLLAGRKS; from the coding sequence ATGCCCAATCTCATCCGCCTCGACCAGCTTCTCGTTGCCCGCTCTGAATTCGACAGTCGGTCTCGGGCGCGCGATGCGATCGATCGCGGGACGGTGAAGGTCGCGGGCGCCGTTGCCATCAAGGCTGGGCAGATGGTCGAAGAAGACGCTGAAATCACGGTGAATGACCCGGCGCAGGCTTATGTCTCGCGCGCGGCGCTGAAGCTGATCGCGGCGCTCGACCATTTTGGCCTGTCCCCCGAGGGCCTCGACTGTCTCGATGTCGGGGCCTCCACTGGCGGCTTCACGCAGGTGCTGCTCGAACGGGGCGCAAAGCATGTCGTCGCACTCGATGTCGGCCACGCGCAGCTCGATCAGCGGCTCAGGGACGATCCGCGCATCACCAATATGGAAGGATTCAACGCGCGCGAACTGACTCAGGGTGATCTGCCTACGCTAGCGCAAGCGATCGTCTCCGACGTTTCGTTCATCTCGCTGAAGCTGGCGCTTCGTCCCGCACTGGAACTGGCCGAGCCGGGCACCTGGGTCGTTACGCTCGTCAAGCCGCAATTCGAGGCGGGCCGTGATGGCGTCGGCAAGGGTGGAATGCTCAAGGACCCGTCGCAAGCGCCTAAAATCGCCTGGGATATCGAAGCCTGGCTGAATTCGCTTGGCGGATGGCAGAGCCTGGGTGTAATCCCCTCGCCCATCACAGGCGGAGACGGGAACCACGAGTTTCTGCTGGCCGGAAGGAAATCATGA